From one Lycium barbarum isolate Lr01 chromosome 6, ASM1917538v2, whole genome shotgun sequence genomic stretch:
- the LOC132644040 gene encoding uncharacterized protein LOC132644040, which yields MHNKYRFCLTGLMEPFQQAYKLDSYRRRLGLKTALCNISGKIWAFVDANHEVTVLIDSVQQMTLKLENCDTHAEIIVTLVYAKCDRIERIELWESLYHLASDMTLPWLVGGDFNVITDEEEKYGGMPVTLNKVEDFRHCIQTCNLTDLGYKGSIFTWWNGRGAEDCVFKRLDRCLGNFEFQQLFPGLDIAHLIKLSSDHSPLLLECKQQEVVKAHEAIFESNPSYSNKEKLMKVQAELTRVLHLEEEFWKQKAGISWFQEGDKHSKFFHAYVNGRRKFLRLNRIQDSKRTWLDSKVDITREADPTKHEVKQAVFGLNYESASGPDGYTSLFFQKCSDIIGDDLFNMVWDFFRGFELPRYITHTNLVLFPKKKDVQTFSDMRPISLSNFGNKVFSRVVHERLVQLLPDLISQN from the exons ATGCATAATAAGTACAGATTCTGCCTTACTGGTTTGATGGAACCTTTCCAACAAGCTTATAAGTTGGATAGTTACAGAAGAAGACTAGGCTTGAAGACTGCTTTATGCAATATTTCAGGCAAGATCTGGGCTTTTGTAGATGCGAATCATGAAGTTACTGTACTCATTGATAGTGTTCAACAAATGacattgaagttggaaaattgtgATACTCATGCAGAGATTATTGTTACCTTAGTCTATGCTAAATGTGACAGGATTGAAAGAATTGAACTATGGGAATCTCTTTATCATTTGGCATCTGACATGACTTTACCTTGGCTTGTTGGTGGTGACTTTAATGTTATTACTGATGAAGAAGAGAAGTATGGTGGTATGCCAGTGACTTTGAATAAAGTGGAAGACTTCAGACATTGCATTCAAACCTGCAATCTCACAGATTTGGGCTATAAAGGCAGTAttttcacttggtggaatggaagaggTGCAGAAGACTGCGTGTTTAAGAGACTTGATAGGTGCTTAGGCAATTTTGAGTTTCAGCAATTGTTTCCAGGTTTGGATATTGCTCACTTGATCAAACTTAGTTCTGATCATTCTCCATTGCTTCTTGAATGTAAACAACAA GAGGTTGTCAAAGCTCATGAAGCAATTTTTGAATCCAATCCATCATATTCCAACAAGGAGAAACTAATGAAGGTTCAAGCTGAATTGACAAGAGTTTTGCATCTGGAGGAAGAATTTTGGAAGCAAAAGGCTGGCATATCCTGGTTTCAAGAAGGAGACAAGCATTCCAAGTTTTTCCATGCTTATGTGAATGGAAGACGAAAGTTTCTGCGGTTAAACAGGATTCAAGACAGTAAAAGAACTTGGCTTGACTCTAAGGTTGATATTACAAGAGAAGCT GATCCCACCAAACATGAAGTGAAGCAGGCTGTCTTTGGCTTAAACTATGAAAGTGCAAGTGGACCTGATGGTTACACAagtcttttctttcaaaaatgcTCGGATATTATTGGTGATGACCTGTTTAACATGGTGTGGGATTTTTTCAGAGGGTTTGAATTACCAAGATATATTACTCATACTAATCTTGTGCTCTTTCCAAAGAAGAAGGATGTACAGACTTTTAGTGACATGAGACCAATAAGTCTGAGCAATTTTGGAAACAAAGTGTTTTctagagttgtgcatgaaagattAGTGCAGTTGCTTCCTGATTTGATCTCTCAAAATTAA